The Triticum aestivum cultivar Chinese Spring chromosome 7B, IWGSC CS RefSeq v2.1, whole genome shotgun sequence genome window below encodes:
- the LOC123161352 gene encoding uncharacterized protein isoform X3 yields the protein MRLPPSEWHWFVALEIQLTMGSLLQLLNEWEIQLLVLLSFMLQIFLFFTGSLRQRGAKFLSGIIWIAYLVADMVAVYTLGLLSKQAENTTQLTANHPLAFFWAPFLLLHLGGQDTITAFSLEDNSLWLRHLLNLIVQVVLALYVFWKSTAWRNVQILVPGIFMFVAGIIKYGERTMALMYSNLQNISGYNSNEEENRLTHPELEEDARYQKASMQQLGQAMLDHIKSNRPSWPSWLM from the exons ATGAGGCTTCCCCCAAGTGAGTGGCATTG GTTTGTTGCATTGGAAATCCAATTAACAATGGGGAGCTTGTtgcaactattgaatgaatgggAGATCCAACTGCTTGTGCTTCTCAGCTTCATGCTACAAATATTCCTCTTTTTTACTGGTAGCCTTCGACAACGCGGCGCTAAGTTTCTTAGTGGCATCATTTGGATAGCTTATTTAGTGGCAGACATGGTAGCAGTTTACACCCTTGGTTTACTCTCAAAACAAGCGGAAAACACCACCCAGCTGACAGCAAACCACCCACTAGCTTTCTTTTGGGCACCCTTCCTGCTGCTTCATCTTGGTGGACAGGACACCATCACTGCTTTTTCCTTGGAGGACAACAGTTTGTGGTTGAGGCATTTGTTAAATTTGATAGTCCAAGTGGTCCTAGCCTTGTATGTCTTCTGGAAGTCTACTGCTTGGCGAAATGTGCAGATTCTTGTTCCGGGCATCTTTATGTTTGTTGCTGGCATCATTAAGTACGGGGAGAGAACGATGGCTCTCATGTACAGTAACCTACAAAACATCAGTGGCTACAATAGTAATGAAGAAGAAAATAGGTTGACTCATCCAGAACTGGAGGAGGATGCTAG ATaccagaaggcttccatgcaacaACTTGGACAAGCTATGCTCGATCACATCAAGTCCAacaggccaagttggccaagtTGGTTGATGTAG
- the LOC123160538 gene encoding wall-associated receptor kinase 2-like: MASVVTVIVLLLVVSAGAGAGAAASPPIGMPGCVTTCGGVEVPYPFGIGPDPSCFLHQPGFNLTCDQSHHPPRLLLLLPGADGKDQRLQIKHIDSFSLMELVRDVDLSTSWSDDISLRGPFMPSNGNELILTGCNVRSALLRRSRNKGNSTTATVKPMTISGCYSFCSAPERGDGPQFDRGCSGADGCCRAPILIDEILLAPVGLYSLEFSWFGRNVSADQARAPARAFIAEEGWFDYWLSNYSNSKSQHSSATLLDVPVYLRYDISGSCANNPCKSNHSTCVDTLTTGSYACHCRSDEGYTGNAYVPGGCQGHHQVLR, from the exons ATGGCGTCGGTAGTAACAGTAATAGTATTACTCCTAGTGGTGtctgccggagccggagccggagcagcAGCCAGTCCGCCGATTGGGATGCCCGGCTGTGTCACGACGTGCGGCGGCGTGGAGGTGCCATACCCGTTCGGCATTGGCCCGGACCCCAGCTGCTTCCTGCACCAGCCGGGGTTTAACCTCACCTGCGACCAGAGCCACCACCCCCCacggctgctcctcctcctccccggcgcCGATGGCAAAGACCAGCGTCTCCAGATCAAGCACATAGACTCATTTTCCCTAATGGAGTTGGTCCGCGACGTCGACTTAAGCACGAGCTGGTCCGACGATATAAGCCTGAGGGGGCCCTTCATGCCGTCCAATGGCAACGAGCTCATCCTCACCGGCTGCAACGTGCGGTCGGCGCTGCTGCGGAGGAGCAGGAACAAGGGCAACTCCACTACTGCCACCGTGAAGCCCATGACAATAAGCGGCTGCTACTCCTTCTGCAGCGCCCCTGAGCGAGGCGACGGCCCCCAGTTCGACCGCGGATGCTCCGGTGCCGATGGCTGCTGCCGTGCTCCCATCCTCATCGACGAAATATTACTAGCTCCGGTAGGGCTGTACAGCCTGGAGTTCAGCTGGTTCGGCAGGAATGTGAGCGCGGACCAGGCGCGAGCACCCGCGCGCGCATTCATCGCGGAGGAAGGCTGGTTCGACTACTGGCTCTCCAATTACTCCAACTCCAAGTCCCAACACAGTAGCGCAACACTACTGGATGTTCCCGTTTATCTAAGGTATGACATCAGTGGCAGCTGCGCGAACAACCCATGCAAAAGCAACCACAGCACCTGCGTCGACACCCTCACCACAGGATCATATGCATGCCACTGCCGATCTGATGAGGGTTACACAGGCAACGCCTACGTCCCCGGCGGCTGCCAAG GACATCACCAAGTGCTACGGTGA
- the LOC123161352 gene encoding uncharacterized protein isoform X2, which translates to MGSLLQLLNEWEIQLLVLLSFMLQIFLFFTGSLRQRGAKFLSGIIWIAYLVADMVAVYTLGLLSKQAENTTQLTANHPLAFFWAPFLLLHLGGQDTITAFSLEDNSLWLRHLLNLIVQVVLALYVFWKSTAWRNVQILVPGIFMFVAGIIKYGERTMALMYSNLQNISGYNSNEEENRLTHPELEEDARYSSIISFSLDSTPIVRHLFAGFTLFQIPEGFHATTWTSYARSHQVQQAKLAKLVDVGIMYCDVYTKAAVLRTRSGIVLRCTSQVSAFLALVLFFTVGNKQRYNRVDIAITYMLFMGYFFLEVCAMFMMVIVSPWTWAWLMAKKWVRLTRISWTLFSSNTIGWPEEKMLWSNNMGQYNFLIYVGCEEKPSTPSTSERVMSRIRKMTKAVGAGEDKLFWLSKTLDTKYEEVDADITDSFLREIEVILQSPFGGGPSRLWQHLSVNNMAREFSRDFTAVIINLHISTIIHLSEVSSVDVEIVALVGVCRKLSNYMMYLLATHPVMLQVTATSAKSVLQGFRKKFMMMMTGSISKPVVLQNLKELISKEDSKLSLPEPCKETLEEMRDMWVRIIMYAAGRSRPETHAKQLARGREFLTFIWLLMAHKNLGSSTSFPIELISPPPNFGPYSGVRSYAFDFRQN; encoded by the coding sequence ATGGGGAGCTTGTtgcaactattgaatgaatgggAGATCCAACTGCTTGTGCTTCTCAGCTTCATGCTACAAATATTCCTCTTTTTTACTGGTAGCCTTCGACAACGCGGCGCTAAGTTTCTTAGTGGCATCATTTGGATAGCTTATTTAGTGGCAGACATGGTAGCAGTTTACACCCTTGGTTTACTCTCAAAACAAGCGGAAAACACCACCCAGCTGACAGCAAACCACCCACTAGCTTTCTTTTGGGCACCCTTCCTGCTGCTTCATCTTGGTGGACAGGACACCATCACTGCTTTTTCCTTGGAGGACAACAGTTTGTGGTTGAGGCATTTGTTAAATTTGATAGTCCAAGTGGTCCTAGCCTTGTATGTCTTCTGGAAGTCTACTGCTTGGCGAAATGTGCAGATTCTTGTTCCGGGCATCTTTATGTTTGTTGCTGGCATCATTAAGTACGGGGAGAGAACGATGGCTCTCATGTACAGTAACCTACAAAACATCAGTGGCTACAATAGTAATGAAGAAGAAAATAGGTTGACTCATCCAGAACTGGAGGAGGATGCTAGGTACTCTAGCATTATTAGTTTTTCCTTGGATTCAACTCCGATAGTTCGACACTTATTTGCTGGATTTACACTCTTCCAGATaccagaaggcttccatgcaacaACTTGGACAAGCTATGCTCGATCACATCAAGTCCAacaggccaagttggccaagtTGGTTGATGTAGGAATCATGTATTGTGATGTCTATACAAAGGCTGCAGTGCTTCGGACAAGGAGCGGCATCGTACTTCGGTGCACCTCTCAAGTATCAGCTTTCCTTgcccttgtgctcttcttcacagTTGGCAACAAACAGAGGTACAATAGAGTCGACATTGCAATCACGTACATGTTATTTATGGGATACTTTTTTCTGGAAGTTTGTGCAATGTTTATGATGGTCATTGTATCACCTTGGACGTGGGCTTGGCTTATGGCTAAGAAGTGGGTTCGGCTCACTCGCATATCCTGGACGCTTTTCTCCAGTAATACTATTGGGTGGCCAGAGGAGAAGATGTTGTGGTCAAACAACATGGGGCAGTACAATTTTCTGATCTATGTGGGCTGCGAGGAAAAGCCAAGTACTCCGTCCACGTCGGAACGAGTGATGAGCAGGATCAGGAAGATGACAAAAGCAGTTGGTGCTGGAGAGGACAAGTTGTTTTGGTTAAGCAAGACATTAGATACGAAGTACGAGGAGGTGGATGCGGATATCACAGATAGCTTTCTGAGGGAGATTGAAGTCATTCTCCAATCCCCTTTCGGAGGAGGACCGAGTAGGCTGTGGCAACATCTCAGTGTGAATAACATGGCAAGGGAATTTTCTAGAGATTTTACTGCAGTCATAATCAATTTGCATATATCAACAATAATACACCTCAGTGAAGTTTCAAGTGTGGATGTGGAAATAGTTGCCTTGGTTGGTGTCTGCCGGAAACTATCCAATTATATGATGTACCTCCTTGCTACACACCCTGTTATGTTGCAGGTCACTGCAACCAGTGCCAAATCAGTACTACAAGGCTTTCGTAAGAAGTTTATGATGATGATGACTGGCAGCATCAGCAAGCCCGTGGTTCTACAAAATCTCAAAGAGTTGATATCGAAGGAGGATTCCAAGTTGTCTTTGCCTGAACCATGCAAAGAAACACTGGAGGAGATGAGAGATATGTGGGTGAGGATCATCATGTATGCCGCTGGCAGGTCGCGGCCAGAGACGCATGCCAAACAGCTGGCCAGAGGACGGGAATTCCttaccttcatctggctgctcatggcacacaaaaatcttgggTCTTCCACGTCCTTTCCAATCGAACTTATTAGCCCACCTCCTAATTTTGGGCCTTACAGTGGTGTACGAAGTTACGCCTTTGATTTTCGCCAAAATTGA
- the LOC123161352 gene encoding uncharacterized protein isoform X1 yields the protein MRLPPSEWHWFVALEIQLTMGSLLQLLNEWEIQLLVLLSFMLQIFLFFTGSLRQRGAKFLSGIIWIAYLVADMVAVYTLGLLSKQAENTTQLTANHPLAFFWAPFLLLHLGGQDTITAFSLEDNSLWLRHLLNLIVQVVLALYVFWKSTAWRNVQILVPGIFMFVAGIIKYGERTMALMYSNLQNISGYNSNEEENRLTHPELEEDARYSSIISFSLDSTPIVRHLFAGFTLFQIPEGFHATTWTSYARSHQVQQAKLAKLVDVGIMYCDVYTKAAVLRTRSGIVLRCTSQVSAFLALVLFFTVGNKQRYNRVDIAITYMLFMGYFFLEVCAMFMMVIVSPWTWAWLMAKKWVRLTRISWTLFSSNTIGWPEEKMLWSNNMGQYNFLIYVGCEEKPSTPSTSERVMSRIRKMTKAVGAGEDKLFWLSKTLDTKYEEVDADITDSFLREIEVILQSPFGGGPSRLWQHLSVNNMAREFSRDFTAVIINLHISTIIHLSEVSSVDVEIVALVGVCRKLSNYMMYLLATHPVMLQVTATSAKSVLQGFRKKFMMMMTGSISKPVVLQNLKELISKEDSKLSLPEPCKETLEEMRDMWVRIIMYAAGRSRPETHAKQLARGREFLTFIWLLMAHKNLGSSTSFPIELISPPPNFGPYSGVRSYAFDFRQN from the exons ATGAGGCTTCCCCCAAGTGAGTGGCATTG GTTTGTTGCATTGGAAATCCAATTAACAATGGGGAGCTTGTtgcaactattgaatgaatgggAGATCCAACTGCTTGTGCTTCTCAGCTTCATGCTACAAATATTCCTCTTTTTTACTGGTAGCCTTCGACAACGCGGCGCTAAGTTTCTTAGTGGCATCATTTGGATAGCTTATTTAGTGGCAGACATGGTAGCAGTTTACACCCTTGGTTTACTCTCAAAACAAGCGGAAAACACCACCCAGCTGACAGCAAACCACCCACTAGCTTTCTTTTGGGCACCCTTCCTGCTGCTTCATCTTGGTGGACAGGACACCATCACTGCTTTTTCCTTGGAGGACAACAGTTTGTGGTTGAGGCATTTGTTAAATTTGATAGTCCAAGTGGTCCTAGCCTTGTATGTCTTCTGGAAGTCTACTGCTTGGCGAAATGTGCAGATTCTTGTTCCGGGCATCTTTATGTTTGTTGCTGGCATCATTAAGTACGGGGAGAGAACGATGGCTCTCATGTACAGTAACCTACAAAACATCAGTGGCTACAATAGTAATGAAGAAGAAAATAGGTTGACTCATCCAGAACTGGAGGAGGATGCTAGGTACTCTAGCATTATTAGTTTTTCCTTGGATTCAACTCCGATAGTTCGACACTTATTTGCTGGATTTACACTCTTCCAGATaccagaaggcttccatgcaacaACTTGGACAAGCTATGCTCGATCACATCAAGTCCAacaggccaagttggccaagtTGGTTGATGTAGGAATCATGTATTGTGATGTCTATACAAAGGCTGCAGTGCTTCGGACAAGGAGCGGCATCGTACTTCGGTGCACCTCTCAAGTATCAGCTTTCCTTgcccttgtgctcttcttcacagTTGGCAACAAACAGAGGTACAATAGAGTCGACATTGCAATCACGTACATGTTATTTATGGGATACTTTTTTCTGGAAGTTTGTGCAATGTTTATGATGGTCATTGTATCACCTTGGACGTGGGCTTGGCTTATGGCTAAGAAGTGGGTTCGGCTCACTCGCATATCCTGGACGCTTTTCTCCAGTAATACTATTGGGTGGCCAGAGGAGAAGATGTTGTGGTCAAACAACATGGGGCAGTACAATTTTCTGATCTATGTGGGCTGCGAGGAAAAGCCAAGTACTCCGTCCACGTCGGAACGAGTGATGAGCAGGATCAGGAAGATGACAAAAGCAGTTGGTGCTGGAGAGGACAAGTTGTTTTGGTTAAGCAAGACATTAGATACGAAGTACGAGGAGGTGGATGCGGATATCACAGATAGCTTTCTGAGGGAGATTGAAGTCATTCTCCAATCCCCTTTCGGAGGAGGACCGAGTAGGCTGTGGCAACATCTCAGTGTGAATAACATGGCAAGGGAATTTTCTAGAGATTTTACTGCAGTCATAATCAATTTGCATATATCAACAATAATACACCTCAGTGAAGTTTCAAGTGTGGATGTGGAAATAGTTGCCTTGGTTGGTGTCTGCCGGAAACTATCCAATTATATGATGTACCTCCTTGCTACACACCCTGTTATGTTGCAGGTCACTGCAACCAGTGCCAAATCAGTACTACAAGGCTTTCGTAAGAAGTTTATGATGATGATGACTGGCAGCATCAGCAAGCCCGTGGTTCTACAAAATCTCAAAGAGTTGATATCGAAGGAGGATTCCAAGTTGTCTTTGCCTGAACCATGCAAAGAAACACTGGAGGAGATGAGAGATATGTGGGTGAGGATCATCATGTATGCCGCTGGCAGGTCGCGGCCAGAGACGCATGCCAAACAGCTGGCCAGAGGACGGGAATTCCttaccttcatctggctgctcatggcacacaaaaatcttgggTCTTCCACGTCCTTTCCAATCGAACTTATTAGCCCACCTCCTAATTTTGGGCCTTACAGTGGTGTACGAAGTTACGCCTTTGATTTTCGCCAAAATTGA
- the LOC123158647 gene encoding wall-associated receptor kinase 3-like, with protein sequence MAAGMHDDKPNLGFGSHGGFLVCRAAQAHTTPPDTICTSATRSYDYGSTHCFCENCTRLCGDVEVPYPFGIQGMGPAGCFHPGFNLTCDKTHDPPRLLLDDSGNFRVEKIHVDNATVRAVHAGALLNSTYVDDNLFPFPNHGIAPYSLSASNELVLMGCDAWASMLGHRTSNDNGPDILSGCVSFCSFASDEDTDVGHVDHRGRDREGHSRRRNPNDKYCHGMGCCQTHISQDSTGGMPKQLSVGWLGKQSAFAGNTMSRALVFVAAEGWYDNLAFSGVLGPDKQPDKQQSARAVQEVPIILQWEILSDKPNCTTSNKCKSKHSHCKQGNRGYTCHCEVGYDGNPYSDDDGQGCKGYPLFLSGLSVGAGLASAGGLIVSVLAGWFISSKVKQRNAQISKRKFFDQNRGQLLQQLVSQRADIAERMIIPLEEIEKATNNFDKARELGGGGHGTVYKGILSDLHVVAIKKPKKIIQREIDEFINEVAILSQINHRNVVKLYGCCLETEVPMLVYEFISNGTLYDHLHINGPRSLSWEDRLRIAVETAKSLAYLHSTASMPIIHRDVKSVNILLDDTLTAKVADFGASRYISVEKSGLTTMVQGTIGYLDPMYFYTGRLTDKSDVYSYGVMLIELLTRQKPFSYLSSEGEGLVTHFVALFEEGNLSQILDPQITDEGGKEVEEAVALAVACIKLRGEERPTMRQVELTLEGLRPSKEYISDEFGTNRLENKGVTINAPSTVDGRSTDGSTRQYSMEEELAMSSRYPR encoded by the exons ATGGCCGCCGGCATGCACGACGACAAGCCGAACTTAGGTTTTGGGTCGCACGGTGGCTTCTTGGTATGTCGAGCCGCCCAGGCGCACACAACACCACCAGATACGATCTGCACCAGTGCAACTCGGAGCTACGATTACGGCTCCACACATTGCTTTTGTG AAAACTGCACGAGGCTCTGCGGCGATGTGGAAGTGCCGTACCCATTCGGCATCCAAGGCATGGGCCCCGCTGGTTGCTTCCATCCAGGGTTCAACCTCACCTGCGACAAGACCCACGACCCACCACGGCTGCTCCTTGACGACAGTGGCAACTTCCGAGTCGAGAAGATCCACGTCGATAATGCCACCGTGCGCGCTGTCCACGCCGGGGCATTACTAAACAGCACCTATGTGGATGACAATCTTTTTCCTTTCCCGAACCATGGCATCGCGCCCTACTCGCTCTCGGCCAGCAACGAGCTTGTCCTCATGGGGTGCGATGCGTGGGCGTCGATGCTCGGGCACCGCACCAGCAACGACAATGGCCCAGACATCCTCAGTGGATGCGTCTCCTTCTGCAGCTTTGCCTCGGACGAAGACACCGACGTTGGCCACGTCGACCACCGAGGGCGAGACCGAGAAGGGCATAGCCGGCGCCGGAACCCAAATGACAAGTACTGCCACGGCATGGGCTGCTGTCAGACACACATCTCCCAGGACTCCACGGGGGGGATGCCCAAGCAGTTGAGTGTGGGCTGGCTAGGCAAGCAGAGTGCGTTCGCCGGAAATACGATGTCACGTGCGCTGGTGTTTGTTGCAGCAGAAGGGTGGTACGATAACCTGGCTTTCTCCGGCGTGCTGGGCCCCGATAAGCAACCCGATAAGCAACAGTCAGCCAGAGCCGTGCAGGAGGTCCCTATTATTCTACAGTGGGAGATCTTATCTGATAAACCCAACTGTACTACATCCAACAAGTGCAAGAGCAAGCACAGCCACTGCAAGCAGGGGAACAGAGGCTATACATGCCACTGCGAGGTTGGCTACGACGGCAACCCCTACTCCGACGACGATGGCCAGGGATGCAAAGGTTA TCCGTTATTTCTTAGTGGAC TTAGCGTTGGAGCTGGGCTTGCGAGTGCTGGGGGCCTCATAGTTTCAGTTCTTGCTGGATGGTTCATTTCCAGCAAAGTTAAACAGAGAAATGCACAAATTTCAAAGCGAAAGTTCTTTGACCAAAATCGAGGACAGCTGTTGCAACAATTGGTATCACAGAGGGCTGATATTGCTGAAAGGATGATCATACCCTTAGAAGAGATAGAGAAGGCAACCAACAATTTTGATAAAGCTCGTGAGCTTGGTGGTGGAGGGCATGGTACAGTATACAAAGGGATTTTGTCAGACCTCCATGTGGTAGCCATcaagaagccaaagaagattatTCAAAGGGAGATTGATGAGTTTATTAACGAGGTTGCTATACTATCACAGATCAATCACCGAAATGTGGTAAAACTTTACGGTTGTTGCCTTGAAACAGAAGTTCCAATGTTGGTCTACGAGTTCATATCCAATGGAACCCTTTATGATCATCTTCACATCAATGGACCAAGATCATTGTCATGGGAAGACAGGCTTCGGATTGCAGTTGAAACAGCCAAATCACTGGCCTATCTTCACTCTACAGCTTCAATGCCCATCATTCATAGAGATGTGAAGTCGGTTAACATACTGTTGGATGACACTCTAACAGCAAAGGTAGCAGACTTTGGAGCTTCAAGATATATTTCGGTGGAAAAGTCGGGGTTAACAACAATGGTTCAAGGTACAATAGGATATTTGGACCCAATGTATTTCTACACAGGGCGGCTCACAGACAAAAGTGATGTCTATAGCTATGGTGTCATGCTCATAGAACTGCTTACTCGACAAAAGCCATTTTCATATTTGTCTTCTGAAGGTGAAGGCCTTGTTACACATTTTGTTGCATTGTTTGAGGAGGGTAATCTGTCACAGATATTAGATCCACAAATTACAGATGAGGGAggcaaagaagttgaagaagccgtTGCACTTGCAGTGGCATGTATAAAATTAAGAGGAGAGGAGCGTCCAACCATGAGGCAAGTGGAGTTGACACTTGAAGGTCTTCGACCATCCAAGGAGTATATTTCAGATGAATTTGGCACCAACAGACTTGAGAACAAAGGTGTCACGATTAATGCTCCATCAACCGTAGATGGAAGAAGCACTGATGGATCGACTAGACAATACAGTATGGAAGAAGAGCTGGCCATGTCTTCGAGGTATCCTAGGTAG